A window from Halomicrobium urmianum encodes these proteins:
- a CDS encoding tubulin/FtsZ family protein, translating to MKLALIGFGQAGGKIVDKFLEYEQRTGQDVVRCPIAVNSATVDLQGLERVPEENRVLIGQSRVKGHGVGADNELGAEVAEADLDEIQAAIDRVPVHEVDAFLVVAGLGGGTGSGGAPVLAKHLEHVYEEPVFGLGVLPAADEGGIYTLNAARSFRTFVREVDNLLVFDNDAWRSAGESMAEGYDAINEEIVTRFGVLFGAGEAETGDEVAESVVDSSEIINTLDGGGISTVGYASEPVERSDHDGFLSRLAGGSGGSDCDAVDTTNRITSLVRKAALGRLTLPCDVDGAEKTLLVAGGPPEHLDRKGIERGRKWLEEETGSMEVRGGDYPLPGSDSVAGVVLFSGVHQVPRVKELQKVAIEAQDNIEEIRTESEDNLQSLVHEGAEEIAPLY from the coding sequence ATGAAACTCGCACTCATCGGGTTCGGTCAGGCAGGCGGCAAGATCGTCGACAAGTTCCTCGAGTACGAGCAGCGCACCGGCCAGGACGTCGTCCGGTGTCCGATCGCGGTCAACTCCGCGACGGTCGACCTGCAGGGGCTAGAGCGAGTCCCGGAGGAGAACCGGGTCCTCATCGGGCAGTCGCGCGTGAAGGGCCACGGCGTCGGCGCCGACAACGAGCTGGGCGCCGAGGTCGCCGAGGCCGACCTCGACGAGATACAGGCGGCGATCGACCGCGTCCCGGTCCACGAAGTGGACGCGTTCCTCGTCGTCGCCGGGCTGGGCGGCGGGACCGGCAGCGGCGGCGCGCCCGTCCTCGCCAAGCACCTCGAGCACGTCTACGAGGAGCCCGTGTTCGGACTGGGCGTGCTGCCCGCGGCCGACGAGGGCGGCATCTACACGCTCAACGCCGCGCGCTCGTTTCGGACGTTCGTCCGCGAGGTGGACAACCTGCTCGTGTTCGACAACGACGCCTGGCGGTCGGCAGGCGAGTCGATGGCCGAGGGGTACGACGCGATCAACGAGGAGATCGTCACGCGCTTCGGCGTCCTCTTCGGCGCCGGCGAGGCCGAGACCGGCGACGAGGTCGCCGAGAGCGTCGTTGACTCCTCGGAGATCATCAACACGCTCGACGGCGGCGGCATCTCGACGGTGGGATACGCCAGCGAGCCAGTCGAGCGGTCGGACCACGACGGCTTCCTGTCGCGACTGGCCGGCGGGAGCGGCGGGTCGGACTGCGACGCCGTCGACACGACCAACCGCATCACGTCGCTGGTCCGCAAGGCCGCGCTGGGGCGGCTGACGCTGCCCTGCGACGTCGACGGCGCCGAGAAGACGCTCCTGGTCGCCGGCGGTCCGCCCGAACACCTCGACCGCAAGGGCATCGAGCGCGGCCGCAAGTGGCTCGAGGAGGAGACCGGCTCCATGGAGGTCCGGGGCGGCGACTACCCGCTGCCCGGGTCCGACTCCGTCGCCGGCGTCGTCCTCTTCTCCGGCGTCCACCAGGTCCCCCGGGTCAAGGAGCTCCAGAAGGTCGCCATCGAGGCCCAGGACAACATCGAGGAGATCAGGACCGAGAGCGAGGACAACCTCCAGAGCCTCGTCCACGAGGGCGCAGAGGAGATCGCGCCGCTGTACTGA
- a CDS encoding response regulator — translation MTPSKRSEPDAVEILLIEANHGDVRLVRELFAEAGVTNEINVVYDGETALDYVRQRGEYTNAPAPDVVLLDLELPGRKSEDVLATLNDRPELASVPVLGMTGSTAEADIAQSSGSDVDVSIQKPLEPAEFVDVVRGMSGFGVTIVRKGSPEIAN, via the coding sequence GTGACGCCCTCGAAGCGTTCCGAACCCGACGCCGTAGAGATCCTGTTGATCGAGGCGAACCACGGCGACGTGCGACTCGTCAGAGAACTGTTCGCCGAAGCGGGTGTCACGAACGAGATTAACGTCGTCTACGACGGTGAGACGGCCCTCGACTACGTTCGTCAGCGCGGTGAGTACACGAACGCTCCGGCCCCGGACGTCGTCCTTCTGGATCTCGAGCTTCCCGGGCGGAAGAGCGAGGACGTCCTGGCCACGTTGAACGACAGGCCGGAACTGGCGTCGGTGCCGGTCCTCGGAATGACGGGGTCGACCGCGGAGGCCGACATCGCACAGTCGTCTGGCAGCGACGTCGACGTCTCCATCCAGAAACCGCTCGAACCTGCCGAGTTCGTCGACGTCGTCCGGGGGATGAGCGGATTCGGAGTCACGATCGTCCGGAAGGGGTCTCCGGAAATCGCGAACTGA
- a CDS encoding DUF7344 domain-containing protein: MDDPTPDTRQQDMLFEVRTDSRRRRLIGLLGEYERTDRAFLDALSARLAEHDAEVNVPAEEIAVELHHCHLPKLDEAGLVRYEPSTKMIEFTGRSEDGDGSARNLDVSLGND, from the coding sequence ATGGACGATCCCACTCCCGACACCCGCCAGCAGGACATGTTATTTGAGGTCCGGACTGACTCTCGCCGCCGTCGCCTGATCGGACTTCTCGGAGAGTACGAGCGGACCGATCGGGCGTTCCTCGATGCCCTGAGCGCCCGGCTCGCCGAACACGACGCTGAAGTGAACGTCCCAGCCGAGGAGATCGCCGTCGAACTCCACCACTGTCATCTTCCCAAACTCGACGAAGCGGGGCTCGTCAGGTACGAGCCGAGCACGAAGATGATCGAGTTCACTGGCCGCTCCGAGGACGGCGACGGATCCGCGAGGAATCTCGACGTCTCCCTCGGAAATGACTGA
- a CDS encoding helix-turn-helix domain-containing protein, whose product MSIIADFTIPADAFALAHSLEAVPSITANFDRLVAHSSNWIMPFLWVTGEEDELAQFEEAVADDSSVTEFEVTDSFPDACLYKMTWDRDVTHTVDLVLDHEGTILEAVGSGDRWQLKVRFADREQLGLFHAHFKTSGTVHVERLLSPAGPHSGEFNVTAKQRDALVAAYNAGYYEKPRETTATELAERFDLSQQAFSERLNRGVSELIENTLLSG is encoded by the coding sequence ATGAGTATCATCGCGGATTTTACCATTCCAGCGGATGCGTTTGCGCTCGCGCATTCGCTCGAAGCAGTCCCCTCGATAACTGCCAATTTCGACCGTCTCGTCGCCCACAGTAGCAACTGGATCATGCCGTTCCTCTGGGTTACTGGCGAAGAGGACGAGCTCGCGCAGTTCGAGGAGGCAGTAGCGGACGACTCGTCGGTCACTGAATTCGAAGTGACGGACTCGTTCCCCGACGCCTGCCTGTACAAGATGACGTGGGACCGCGACGTGACCCACACCGTGGACCTCGTACTCGATCACGAAGGGACGATTCTCGAAGCTGTCGGCAGCGGCGACAGGTGGCAGCTGAAAGTCCGGTTCGCCGACCGTGAACAGCTCGGGCTCTTCCACGCCCACTTCAAGACCAGCGGGACCGTGCACGTGGAGCGACTCCTCTCCCCCGCCGGGCCCCACAGTGGCGAGTTCAACGTGACGGCGAAACAGCGCGACGCGCTCGTCGCCGCCTACAACGCCGGGTATTACGAGAAACCACGGGAGACGACTGCGACGGAACTGGCCGAACGGTTCGACCTCTCTCAACAGGCCTTCTCCGAACGACTGAACCGGGGCGTTTCCGAGCTCATCGAAAACACGCTCCTGTCGGGATAA
- a CDS encoding HalOD1 output domain-containing protein: MGTTAARRSLSRSVVDRVAEAENSDPLDLDPLYEAIDPDALDALQSQTDDGRQSDCRIAFAYHGHTVIADSSGTVTLADEATPSAP, encoded by the coding sequence ATGGGAACAACAGCAGCGCGCAGATCGCTCAGTCGCTCTGTCGTCGACCGAGTCGCCGAAGCCGAGAACAGCGATCCGCTGGACCTGGACCCGCTGTACGAAGCGATCGATCCCGACGCCCTGGACGCGCTACAGTCGCAGACAGACGACGGTCGACAGTCCGATTGTCGAATCGCGTTCGCCTACCACGGACACACGGTGATCGCTGACAGCAGCGGGACGGTCACGCTCGCCGACGAGGCGACACCGAGCGCCCCGTAA
- a CDS encoding Lrp/AsnC family transcriptional regulator — protein MVDLDPTDQGILYLLQQDARNNTTAGIGERVGVSSTTVGNRINKLEEKDIITAYQPILNYEKAGLDHHMLVTATAPMDSRSQLAEDALEVHGVVAVRELLTHHRNLELEIATSTRQELEESIEALAELGLDLVRNELLKRELHKPADNFGRTLSTTIVEIETIYTSKGAPGALRVRQCVQCLQPEQAECLGA, from the coding sequence ATGGTCGACCTCGATCCGACTGATCAGGGCATCCTGTATCTGCTCCAGCAAGACGCTCGCAACAACACGACGGCGGGGATCGGTGAGAGGGTGGGCGTCTCGTCGACTACCGTCGGGAACCGCATCAACAAGCTCGAAGAGAAAGATATCATCACTGCCTATCAACCGATCCTCAACTACGAGAAGGCCGGACTCGACCATCACATGCTCGTCACCGCAACGGCCCCGATGGACAGTCGCAGCCAACTCGCCGAGGACGCACTCGAAGTTCACGGGGTCGTCGCTGTCCGAGAGCTGTTGACCCATCACCGGAACCTCGAGCTCGAAATAGCGACGTCCACGCGGCAGGAACTCGAAGAGTCGATCGAGGCGTTAGCGGAGCTGGGGCTCGATCTCGTGCGCAACGAACTGCTCAAACGGGAGCTCCACAAGCCCGCCGACAATTTCGGGAGGACGTTGTCGACGACTATAGTAGAAATTGAAACTATTTACACATCGAAGGGCGCTCCGGGGGCCCTTCGAGTGCGTCAGTGCGTTCAATGTCTACAGCCGGAGCAGGCCGAGTGCCTCGGGGCTTGA
- a CDS encoding rhodanese-like domain-containing protein, producing MDGEIGTEELRERLDDEETRVVDIRPPRAYRQGHVPGSENVPLGQLVQDVERFAGDEDVVTLCPHGKSSVKAARLIAAYEGFEGEVVSYEPGLSEWDGPIEAGADEAEEDGVRADGAVDEGPESPF from the coding sequence ATGGACGGCGAGATCGGCACCGAGGAACTCAGGGAGCGCCTGGACGACGAGGAGACGCGCGTGGTCGACATCCGCCCGCCGCGGGCCTACCGGCAGGGCCACGTCCCGGGCAGCGAGAACGTCCCGCTCGGACAACTGGTGCAGGACGTCGAGCGGTTCGCCGGCGACGAGGACGTCGTGACGCTCTGTCCCCACGGGAAGTCGAGCGTCAAGGCCGCGCGGCTGATCGCCGCCTACGAGGGGTTCGAGGGCGAGGTCGTCAGCTACGAACCCGGCCTCAGCGAGTGGGACGGACCGATCGAGGCGGGCGCAGACGAGGCGGAAGAGGACGGTGTCAGGGCGGACGGTGCGGTAGACGAGGGCCCCGAGTCGCCGTTCTGA
- a CDS encoding NUDIX hydrolase, protein MTPPAAPWSDDVGDSEWLVHDAVVAWETPFFEAGYDVVERPNGNRANYFWLEPSDAVIVLAVDDGEVVAVEQYCPRHRMREIGLPAGGVDEGEDPAAAARRELREETGYRAGTVTHVESYVPSGWVRYRRHVYVAEDLTPGDPDLNEGEWIETDTVPADEVIDVVRGRDGPVNGGALTPLLLAREEGLL, encoded by the coding sequence GTGACTCCGCCGGCCGCTCCCTGGAGCGATGACGTCGGGGACTCCGAGTGGCTCGTCCACGACGCCGTCGTCGCCTGGGAGACGCCCTTCTTCGAGGCCGGCTACGACGTCGTCGAGCGGCCGAACGGGAATCGGGCGAACTACTTCTGGCTCGAACCGTCAGACGCCGTCATCGTGCTCGCCGTCGACGACGGCGAGGTCGTCGCGGTCGAGCAGTACTGCCCGCGCCACCGGATGCGCGAGATCGGACTGCCCGCCGGCGGGGTCGACGAGGGCGAGGACCCCGCGGCCGCCGCCCGCCGCGAACTGCGCGAGGAGACGGGCTACCGCGCCGGGACGGTGACCCACGTCGAGTCGTACGTCCCGTCGGGGTGGGTCCGCTACCGCCGGCACGTCTACGTCGCCGAGGACCTCACGCCGGGCGACCCCGACCTCAACGAGGGCGAGTGGATCGAGACCGACACGGTCCCCGCCGACGAGGTGATCGACGTCGTCCGCGGCCGCGACGGCCCCGTCAACGGCGGCGCACTGACGCCCCTGCTGCTGGCAAGGGAGGAGGGGCTGCTGTAG
- a CDS encoding NUDIX hydrolase has protein sequence MSDRESTHEWPVRERAAEYETGWYTGGYDRVEQPDGSEKQYYWAELPDAVVVVARTGDELVFVDQYRPTIREQCLELPAGIVEDGESYTEAARRELREETGFDPAGVSLLEEFWCSTGVLRHRRGIAFAEGLEPVERDLDDNEFLSVRTVPVEDALDVARREPANDATIEGILLAREDGLL, from the coding sequence GTGAGCGACCGCGAGTCAACCCACGAGTGGCCCGTCCGCGAGCGCGCGGCCGAGTACGAGACCGGCTGGTACACCGGCGGGTACGACCGCGTCGAGCAACCGGACGGCTCCGAGAAGCAGTACTACTGGGCCGAACTGCCCGACGCCGTCGTCGTGGTGGCTCGGACCGGCGACGAACTCGTCTTCGTCGACCAGTACCGCCCGACCATCCGCGAGCAGTGCCTGGAACTGCCCGCGGGCATCGTCGAGGACGGCGAGTCCTACACCGAGGCGGCCCGCCGCGAGCTGCGCGAGGAGACCGGCTTCGACCCCGCCGGCGTCTCCCTGCTGGAGGAGTTCTGGTGTTCCACTGGCGTCCTCCGCCACAGGCGGGGCATCGCCTTCGCCGAGGGACTGGAACCCGTCGAGCGGGACCTCGACGACAACGAGTTCCTCTCGGTGCGGACCGTCCCCGTCGAGGACGCGCTGGACGTCGCCCGGCGCGAACCCGCCAACGACGCTACCATCGAGGGGATCCTGCTGGCGAGGGAGGACGGCCTCCTGTGA
- a CDS encoding DUF5809 family protein, whose protein sequence is MHTEGTFSPETADEASERYEALGSTAQLVVKEIAKAMEFDAEEYEERVTSGVVETARDALFADRLEVTVGTRAEYEEWRDGADHEVIEVGSDNVENVVWHAPPFADAAVAATFQNEERAAVDTLRRQAFGRLYRDVV, encoded by the coding sequence ATGCACACCGAGGGGACGTTCTCGCCGGAGACGGCCGACGAGGCCAGCGAGCGCTACGAGGCGCTCGGCTCGACGGCCCAGCTGGTCGTCAAGGAAATCGCGAAGGCCATGGAGTTCGACGCCGAGGAGTACGAGGAGCGCGTGACGAGCGGGGTCGTCGAGACGGCCCGCGACGCGCTGTTCGCCGACCGGCTCGAAGTCACCGTCGGCACGCGGGCGGAGTACGAGGAGTGGCGCGACGGCGCCGACCACGAGGTGATCGAGGTGGGATCGGACAACGTCGAGAACGTTGTCTGGCACGCGCCGCCGTTCGCCGACGCCGCCGTCGCGGCCACGTTCCAGAACGAGGAGCGCGCGGCGGTGGACACGCTCCGACGGCAGGCGTTCGGCCGGCTCTACCGCGACGTCGTCTGA
- a CDS encoding DUF5810 domain-containing protein, giving the protein MGYACPVCEDPQADAEHLANHLAFTAMTGGGDHEEWLDERVPEWGGMGESELADAVVEYAEEEEFPQVFEESGVRDHDHGGDHQHGHDHQHGHGGAGGIDEAAARARGGGEIDDEAQAILREAQRLTEEMREAAADADDAEGRDGDGAADGEAADDGEAADGRGEGETE; this is encoded by the coding sequence ATGGGCTACGCCTGTCCCGTCTGCGAGGACCCGCAGGCCGACGCGGAGCACCTGGCGAACCACCTCGCGTTCACGGCGATGACCGGCGGTGGCGACCACGAGGAGTGGCTCGACGAGCGCGTCCCGGAGTGGGGCGGGATGGGCGAGTCGGAGCTGGCCGACGCCGTCGTCGAGTACGCCGAGGAGGAGGAGTTCCCGCAGGTGTTCGAGGAGAGCGGGGTTCGCGACCACGACCACGGCGGCGATCACCAGCACGGCCACGACCACCAGCACGGCCACGGCGGCGCGGGCGGTATCGACGAGGCCGCGGCGCGGGCCCGCGGGGGCGGCGAGATCGACGACGAGGCGCAGGCAATCCTCCGCGAGGCCCAGCGGCTGACGGAGGAGATGCGCGAGGCGGCTGCGGACGCCGACGACGCCGAGGGCCGGGACGGCGACGGAGCGGCCGACGGCGAGGCGGCCGACGACGGCGAAGCGGCCGACGGCCGCGGGGAAGGCGAAACGGAGTAG
- the rimI gene encoding ribosomal protein S18-alanine N-acetyltransferase has protein sequence MTTVPPADDAVSVRQATPGDLLRVHRIEQVAFPQPWPMPAFENYLEEPGFLVAEGDSGVVGYVVADAIPNHGTPLGHVKDIAVAPDRRGEGIGRSLLDSALETLREGGAGSVKLEVRASNDVAISLYREFDFEHQRTIPNYYGNGEDALVMVRGLD, from the coding sequence GTGACGACCGTCCCACCAGCCGACGACGCCGTCTCGGTCCGGCAGGCGACGCCGGGCGACCTGCTGCGGGTCCACCGGATCGAGCAGGTCGCCTTCCCCCAGCCCTGGCCGATGCCGGCGTTCGAGAACTACCTGGAGGAACCGGGCTTCCTGGTGGCCGAGGGCGACAGCGGCGTCGTCGGCTACGTCGTCGCCGACGCGATCCCCAACCACGGCACGCCGCTGGGCCACGTCAAGGACATCGCCGTGGCCCCGGACCGCCGGGGCGAGGGCATCGGTCGGAGCCTGCTCGACAGCGCGCTGGAGACGCTTCGCGAGGGCGGTGCCGGCTCGGTCAAACTCGAAGTGCGCGCCTCCAACGACGTCGCCATCTCGCTGTACCGCGAGTTCGACTTCGAGCACCAGCGGACCATCCCCAACTACTACGGCAACGGCGAGGACGCCCTCGTGATGGTCCGCGGGCTGGACTAG
- a CDS encoding GNAT family N-acetyltransferase → MATFRRLEGDEVVQQATAIDHAFGSGAGPPSYDGPEDVRDRIAERWGLFEDGALVSTCALYDLRATLAGERRPVGGFAAFATPPEHRAADHGERLQREALRVFRDRGYPYAALWPNSIPYYRRSGWGLVHAETEYRFPADALPSANAEGAFERLTPDDYERLLPAHEEWAAGYELALDRSARWWRERTLDDDWIYCWTPTDSRCSSVEPGLTQLGRTPADAEVPAGYVVFRLPGESEDGSGATMVVDELVYRTEEARRQLLELVRRHAPQVDKVRWSAPEETRLVHDAVDPKAVTATVEPGAMGRIVDLEAAIECLPAERTPERPVTVDVDDPLLPANDATIRIEPGPDGPTCEPTDAEPDVELGVGLLSKLYVGTLAPSTAADRGLLAATDDAVADLDALFPERPVYLTDFF, encoded by the coding sequence ATGGCCACCTTTCGCCGGCTCGAGGGCGACGAGGTCGTCCAGCAGGCCACCGCCATCGATCACGCCTTCGGCTCCGGCGCGGGACCGCCGTCCTACGACGGGCCCGAGGACGTCAGGGATCGGATCGCCGAGCGATGGGGCCTGTTCGAGGACGGAGCGCTGGTCTCGACCTGCGCCCTGTACGACCTGCGCGCGACGCTGGCCGGGGAGCGGCGTCCCGTGGGCGGCTTCGCAGCGTTCGCGACGCCGCCGGAACACCGGGCAGCGGACCACGGCGAACGGCTCCAGCGCGAGGCGCTTCGGGTCTTCCGCGACCGGGGTTACCCGTACGCTGCCCTCTGGCCGAACTCGATCCCCTACTACCGCCGCTCCGGCTGGGGGCTGGTCCACGCGGAGACCGAGTACCGCTTCCCCGCGGACGCGCTGCCGAGCGCGAACGCCGAGGGCGCCTTCGAGCGGCTGACGCCCGACGACTACGAGCGGCTGCTTCCGGCCCACGAGGAGTGGGCAGCGGGATACGAACTCGCACTCGACCGGTCGGCACGGTGGTGGCGCGAGCGGACGCTCGACGACGACTGGATCTACTGCTGGACGCCGACAGACTCGCGTTGCTCGTCTGTCGAGCCCGGCCTCACGCAGTTGGGCCGGACGCCCGCCGACGCCGAGGTGCCGGCGGGGTACGTCGTGTTCAGGCTCCCCGGCGAGAGCGAGGACGGCAGCGGCGCGACGATGGTCGTCGACGAACTGGTCTACCGGACGGAGGAAGCGCGCCGGCAGCTCCTGGAACTGGTGCGCCGGCACGCGCCGCAGGTCGACAAGGTGCGCTGGTCCGCCCCGGAGGAGACCCGGCTGGTCCACGACGCCGTCGATCCGAAGGCGGTCACCGCGACGGTCGAGCCGGGTGCGATGGGCCGGATCGTCGATCTGGAGGCCGCCATCGAGTGCCTCCCCGCGGAGCGGACTCCCGAGCGTCCCGTGACGGTCGACGTCGACGACCCGCTGCTGCCCGCCAACGACGCGACGATACGGATCGAACCGGGTCCCGACGGACCGACCTGCGAGCCGACGGACGCAGAGCCCGACGTCGAACTGGGCGTCGGCCTGCTCTCGAAGCTGTACGTCGGGACGCTCGCGCCGTCGACGGCGGCCGACCGGGGCCTGCTGGCGGCTACCGACGACGCCGTCGCCGACCTCGACGCGCTCTTTCCCGAGCGGCCGGTGTACCTCACCGACTTCTTCTGA